Genomic window (Dyadobacter fanqingshengii):
TCTTGAAGATAATGAATTGATCGGTATCTTTTCCGAAAGAGACTATGCCAGAAAAGTCATTTTGCAGGGAAAGAGCTCGCGGGACACGCGCATCCGGGAGGTTATGACCAGCAAAGTAATTACGGTCGAAACGGACCAGAAAATTGAGGAATGTATGCAGATCATGTCTGACAAACATATCCGACATCTGCCTGTTAATCAGGATGGAAAGCTGATTGGGATCATATCCATCAACGACATCGTTTCGGCGATCATTCACGAGCAAAAAGAGCATATCAGCTCGCTGGAAAGCTACATTTCAGGAAGTCCTTATTCCTGATCCTTATATTATCTCTTGTCAATTATCTCAGGTTGGTTATCTTTGCCGCTCCAAAAAATGAGCGGTGGTGCAGACTTTGAACGATGAAGTAAAGAATTTGTACGGGGGTAATGTGCGTGTCCGTGTGAGCGGCATATACATTGTTCAGGATCATATTCTTTTGGTAAACCATTCATTGTATGGCAAAAACCAGTCGTTCTGGAGTCCGCCGGGCGGAGGCATACGCTTTGGCGAAACTGCTGAGGCTGCTTTAAAAAGGGAGATTCAGGAAGAAACCGGACTGGATGCGGTAATTGGAGACTTTCTTTTTGTAAACGAATTTGTGCACCCTCCGCTTCATGCCATTGAGCTGTTCTTTATGATTGAATCGGTACAGGGCAATATCGGCAAGGGTGCTGATCCTGAGCTTTCGTCGGACAACCAAATCATTGAGGATGTGAAGCTGATGCGCATGGAAGACGTTCAGGCCCTTCCGGTGGAAACCTGTCACAGTATTTTCACCCGGGTACGATCTTTGGAGGAGATATCGGGGCTTGGTAAATTCTTGTCCGAATCTGCTATCCCGGCCCCAAAGCATAAATAATTTTTTAACCTTACCCCTTTATTGTGGCAAATTCTGAAAACCAGGTCATTGAAATTATTCCTACTTTACTGGTAGGCGATAATTCATTTGACGCTTCGAGTATTCCTTTGTGCACATTATGCATTGAAGTGGATGAAAGACGCATCCGGTTTTGCATTGTCCGCGATGAAAACATGGAGTGTATCTGGCTGGAAGATTACAGCTTTGAGACCGTTTTGAACCCGAATGAGATTTTTGAAAGGCTCAAAAAGGTTTTTACCGGACATTTGCTCTGGTCATCGCACAGCTGGAAAAACGTAAGGATTTCAATTAATTCGCACGCATTCAGTCTGATCCCCAATTTGATTTTCGAGGAAGATTCTGCACCCGATTACCTGGCATTTGCTTTGGGTAATCCGGTTCCAAAGGACGAAAAAGTGCTTTATCACGATTTGCCGCTTGTTCACGCGCAGAATGTATTCAGCGTTCCGCAAATCTGGTACGACTGGATGATCAACCATTTCGGCAATTCCCAGATTACATTTTATCACCTGACCAGTCCGCTTATAATCGGCGCGCTGGTAAGCCACCTGGAACACCAGCAGTTAAGGATGGTTTCCATATATTTTGAAAAAGATTATTTCACGCTGGTCATCACAGAAAGCCAGCAGCTGATCCTTTGCAACCGCTTTCGCTTCTCGAAAACCCAGGAGCTGGCCTACATTATTTTGTTTACATTAAATCAGCTGAATTTCCTGCCCGAAGAAATGAAAGTCATTTGTTATGGGGAAATCGACCCATCTGCTGATGCTTACACCGAGCTTTCGAGATTTTTTCCCAATTTGCAGATCGGCAACGGGCCTACAACGCTAAAATATAACAGGCAATGTGCTGATGTTCCCGGACATCGATATTTTGGGCTGTTCAACACCTACCTCGTATCATCTTAATTTGTAAATACTGCTCTTATGAAGCGTACCGCCCTATTTCCGGGATCATTTGATCCATTTACAAAAGGACATGAAGACATTGTCGTACGCGGATTACGCCTTTTTGATGAAGTGGTCATTGGCATCGGGAACAACGCAACGAAGAAGCGCTATTTCCCATTAGATGTTATGAAGGAAATGATCGAAAAGACATTCTCCGATCAAAAAAACGTGAAAGTGGTTACTTATGATGACCTTACTGCGCACACAGCGCGGGAGCTTGGAGCCACTTTTTTGCTGAGAGGTTTGCGTAACACGACCGATTTTGAGTACGAAAACGGTATTTCGCAAGTTAACCGATATCTCTACGAAGAAATTGAAACCGTTTTCCTGATTACATCGCCTATGCTGGCGCCGATCAGTTCAAGCATTATCCGTGATCTGCACCGCTATGGGCAGCGGGTGGACGATTTTCTTCCCTATTCTCTTTCGGAATTGAATAAACTCAACCACGAGGGCTGAGTTTATTGAAAGTAAAGTCTTGCAATATTATTGTGCTTTGGTGTCGTGGATCTTGTT
Coding sequences:
- a CDS encoding CBS domain-containing protein, with amino-acid sequence MLVQHVMGNKPVNALWSVTQDNTVFEALELMAAKNIGAVLVLEDNELIGIFSERDYARKVILQGKSSRDTRIREVMTSKVITVETDQKIEECMQIMSDKHIRHLPVNQDGKLIGIISINDIVSAIIHEQKEHISSLESYISGSPYS
- a CDS encoding NUDIX domain-containing protein codes for the protein MQTLNDEVKNLYGGNVRVRVSGIYIVQDHILLVNHSLYGKNQSFWSPPGGGIRFGETAEAALKREIQEETGLDAVIGDFLFVNEFVHPPLHAIELFFMIESVQGNIGKGADPELSSDNQIIEDVKLMRMEDVQALPVETCHSIFTRVRSLEEISGLGKFLSESAIPAPKHK
- a CDS encoding DUF3822 family protein yields the protein MANSENQVIEIIPTLLVGDNSFDASSIPLCTLCIEVDERRIRFCIVRDENMECIWLEDYSFETVLNPNEIFERLKKVFTGHLLWSSHSWKNVRISINSHAFSLIPNLIFEEDSAPDYLAFALGNPVPKDEKVLYHDLPLVHAQNVFSVPQIWYDWMINHFGNSQITFYHLTSPLIIGALVSHLEHQQLRMVSIYFEKDYFTLVITESQQLILCNRFRFSKTQELAYIILFTLNQLNFLPEEMKVICYGEIDPSADAYTELSRFFPNLQIGNGPTTLKYNRQCADVPGHRYFGLFNTYLVSS
- the coaD gene encoding pantetheine-phosphate adenylyltransferase produces the protein MKRTALFPGSFDPFTKGHEDIVVRGLRLFDEVVIGIGNNATKKRYFPLDVMKEMIEKTFSDQKNVKVVTYDDLTAHTARELGATFLLRGLRNTTDFEYENGISQVNRYLYEEIETVFLITSPMLAPISSSIIRDLHRYGQRVDDFLPYSLSELNKLNHEG